The genomic region GGACTCGGACTTGGACGGCGGCAGCGGTGGCTTCGCAGCTCCACGGCGGTCTTTcctcaccctctctctctctctccttcttatGTCTTTTAAGCTTCAATATACCTCagttcctttctttctttcttcttcttcttcttctttttcttttttctttttcttttttctttttttttttattttttatttttatttattttttattttttatcatgttAGGACTGAGTCTTTCTATACCCACtgggagggtattttgggaatatactaaaaccctataggtgaaggaaaactttctccttataTGTTTACAAAATTTCAGTTCCACCATTTGAGTCACCATAGAAATATGGTGGAACATCTAGAAATATATTAGTTAAAAATTTGTAAACCCTTATGGTGGGACCtctttgattaattttttttctcaccacTTTCTAATAATTCCTTGAATCTACCTACTTTTATAGTTCAAGCTCACAGGTTTTCCCCAGTTACACGCAGCTACACCTAACCCATGTAACTAATCAGTTGTGGAAAGATTTGAACTGAAGACGTTTGTTAACACACAACGCCTTTGGACCAGCGGAGTTACACCCGGGGTGCTCCTCTTCATTGATCTAAACATATCACAAATGGTATGATGTAGTTGAGTCCTCCTTTTATATAAGTAACAACGACATACCTATGTTTCTTGTTCCTCCTGCTGTCTTTGCTGATTGGATATAATCATAAATGCCAGTCTTTTCTCCTAattacaaaaggaaagaaaaaataaataatggtcAAACAAACGTTCCATTTCAGATTTGCAGATTGAGTAGAGGAATAGAAAAACCATATATGCATAGagtacctaaaaaaaaaaaaaatgaattacaaAGGATCGGATCTGGACAGACCAGGTCgaaaaaatagagaagcaaCATCTACCTTGGGTACTGCCATCAACAGAAACTACCAACCGCAACATTACATTAACCTTGACATTGCAGTACATTCCTTTTTGTTCATTTAAATAAAGAAGACATGGAAACACACATTTTCCCCATTAAAATGATATTCGTTTGCTGACtttggtaaaaaataaaaatttggtaAAACAGAGACACACACGCTAAAGAAAGACATAAATCAGGGAAGCTTATAAGGGATGATCTATATCATTCAGAAATTAATTTACGTACCATCTTCCCTTAAAAGAACTGCTGCGTGCAAAGCAGTGCTTTTGCCTGGGCCACCATATTCTTTGCAACAATCCAAATTTAAGATCACAACCAAGAAGTCACATAGTCCTTCCCTGGTAGCCATGAAAGCTGGGCTTTCACCTGCATCATTGATGAAATTGGACAATTCTGGTTCTTTTTGTAACAACGTCTTCACTACCTCAAGGTACTCATTCTGATATTTCCGATCGAAGAGATGGTGATTTCTAAGGGCTTCATGCAGGGCCGTGTCTTTCTTCGAATTCACCATTGTCACTAGCGATCGCGGAATAGCATCTTCATCAACTAGTAGTTTCACTATGTCTGATCGGCCTCCCCTTGCGGCGATGTGCAGCGGAGTATCACCTTTCGAGTTTACTCTTCGGATAAGGGCTGGACATATTTTGCATATCTCCTCAatcttttctttctcaaaatATGGTCCCTTCTCATTTCTTGCTGATGCAACTTGTACTGCAACATGAAGGACTGTGTTCTTTTGAGGGGTTTCTTGGGATTCCAGTAGTTCTGAGTTTGATATTCTCTTTAGGGTCTCAATATCACCTCCAGCTGCGGCATTATACAAGTCTGAATtcatggtctctctctctctctcttgtaagGCTGGCTGCTCTCTGAGTTTAACAGCTTAGTCCTCTATCTGTCTCATATATACAGGTTGTTCTGAATTTATAAACCTGTGTGGATTCCATGCGTGTAGATCAGAATcatacaagaatgattctcttacaatctgatccacacaaattttttcttccaatGAGAATGACTATAATGCCGCATTTATGGTGTCCAaaagttttcatttttcctGATTGAGACTGCTTCTACGTACTGATATGAAAAGATAGCAGCATGTGTGATGCAGATAGCATATTTTATCACCTACATTAATTATGGATAGCATCATCTGTGGTGTGGAAAGAGTTTACCTTCTATATCATCTGTACGGGGTTTCACTCTGCTAAATTATTGTAGAACGAACACTCGTCACTTTTGATTTCCCGTGTTTCACACTTCATCCTTTGGTCCACTTTAGAGAGAattaaggcaccatttgacaatattctgtttcttctgtttctgcattttcttgttctcaaaaacggagaaacaacctaaaaaatgtttgataaagttTTGCTGTTTCAccctagaaacataaatcaaaatttatgtctatttacaattctagaaacgactttgaaaaaataagtcagacttgtttcttcgtttctagaaacgaatttgagagaaaacaaaggctgttgtgcccgataaatctttcaactatttaaatctaaaaagaggcaaccgaaccatctctcccttttgggcatctgatgatactattgaattttttaatgGCATTACGTAC from Macadamia integrifolia cultivar HAES 741 unplaced genomic scaffold, SCU_Mint_v3 scaffold2464, whole genome shotgun sequence harbors:
- the LOC122066560 gene encoding alpha-latroinsectotoxin-Lt1a-like, with product MNSDLYNAAAGGDIETLKRISNSELLESQETPQKNTVLHVAVQVASARNEKGPYFEKEKIEEICKICPALIRRVNSKGDTPLHIAARGGRSDIVKLLVDEDAIPRSLVTMVNSKKDTALHEALRNHHLFDRKYQNEYLEVVKTLLQKEPELSNFINDAGESPAFMATREGLCDFLVVILNLDCCKEYGGPGKSTALHAAVLLREDGEKTGIYDYIQSAKTAGGTRNIGMSLLLI